One Methylobacterium sp. SyP6R genomic window carries:
- a CDS encoding transposase family protein, with product MSKRLLPLIPAGLVVDQVDLEPDRIIIRPHPRATTAGCPGCGEISAQPHSRYTRTLADLPWQGRRVVIAVQTRRWRCPHLHCPRRVFAERLAGVSQAGARRTHRLGDIQHHLGLALGGEAGARLAGRLGMPVSPDTLLRLVRGGAPAQAERAPRVLGIDDW from the coding sequence GTGTCCAAACGCCTGCTGCCCCTCATTCCAGCCGGTCTCGTGGTCGATCAGGTCGACCTCGAGCCTGACCGGATCATCATCCGTCCCCATCCCCGCGCAACGACCGCCGGCTGCCCGGGGTGTGGGGAGATCTCGGCTCAGCCTCACTCACGCTACACCCGCACCCTGGCCGACCTCCCCTGGCAGGGTCGGCGCGTCGTCATCGCGGTCCAGACGCGGCGATGGCGTTGCCCGCATCTGCACTGCCCTCGCCGTGTCTTCGCCGAGCGGCTCGCCGGCGTTTCTCAGGCCGGTGCACGCCGCACTCACCGCCTCGGCGACATCCAGCACCATCTCGGTCTCGCACTCGGTGGTGAGGCCGGCGCACGCCTGGCGGGGCGCCTCGGCATGCCGGTCAGCCCCGACACTCTGCTGCGCCTCGTGCGAGGTGGCGCCCCCGCGCAGGCAGAGCGCGCACCGCGGGTACTCGGCATCGATGATTGGTAA